The following coding sequences are from one Lolium rigidum isolate FL_2022 chromosome 6, APGP_CSIRO_Lrig_0.1, whole genome shotgun sequence window:
- the LOC124666940 gene encoding nematode resistance protein-like HSPRO1, with protein sequence MATTKLSPVSPVRPDDKRRAPTSSPVLKVQDSSAAEAYEQYLRLPELSSLWKASCCPGWADEGLVTPALQALEITFRFVSVALSDPRPYASRRELARRLESLAAREVELVAALCEGERCAPLAELSASEGVLPLPRERSASEVWQLPGSAAAVVCHASEASLLPRLAAWERSETVAAKIRFAIEGQMQACAFSLGLGEPNLAGKPVLEYDRVVRPHDLHALKPRVAPEPKTGFRNRENEALFTIHQILESWLCAATQLLTRLNNRIEAKDWEAAASDCWILERVWKLLAEIEDLHLLMDPDDFLRLKSQLAIRPGTDASFCFRSRALLHVANATRDIKKRVPWVIGVEADPNGGPRVQEAAMRLYHSRRRGEGEDAGKIELLQAFQAVEAAVRGFFFAYRQLVAAVCGTAEAAANRALFVPAEAMDPLSQMFLEPPYFPSLDAAKTFLADYWVQHHMAAHSAS encoded by the coding sequence ATGGCGACGACCAAGCTGTCCCCCGTCTCGCCCGTGCGGCCCGACGACAAGCGGCGCGCGCCCACCTCGTCGCCGGTCCTCAAGGTGCAGGACAGCTCGGCCGCGGAGGCGTACGAGCAGTACCTGCGCCTGCCGGAGCTGTCGAGCCTGTGGAAGGCCTCGTGCTGCCCGGGCTGGGCCGACGAGGGCCTGGTCACGCCCGCGCTGCAGGCGCTGGAGATCACCTTCCGCTTCGTCTCCGTCGCGCTCTCCGACCCGAGGCCCTACGCCAGCCGCCGCGAGCTGGCGCGGCGGCTCGAGTCGCTGGCCGCGCGGGAGGTGGAGCTGGTGGCGGCGCTCTGCGAGGGCGAGCGGTGCGCGCCGCTGGCCGAGCTGAGCGCGTCCGAGGGCGTGCTCCCGCTCCCGCGGGAGCGCAGCGCGTCCGAGGTGTGGCAGCTGCCCGGGAGCGCCGCGGCCGTGGTGTGCCACGCCAGCGAGGCCAGCCTGCTCCCGCGCCTCGCCGCCTGGGAGCGGTCCGAGACCGTCGCCGCCAAGATCAGGTTCGCCATCGAGGGCCAGATGCAGGCCTGCGCCTTCTCCCTCGGCCTCGGCGAGCCCAACCTCGCCGGCAAGCCGGTCCTCGAGTACGACCGCGTCGTGCGCCCGCACGACCTGCACGCGCTCAAGCCCAGGGTGGCGCCCGAGCCCAAGACCGGGTTCCGCAACCGGGAGAACGAGGCGCTCTTCACCATCCACCAGATCCTCGAGTCCTGGCTCTGCGCCGCCACCCAGCTCCTCACCCGCCTGAACAACCGGATCGAAGCGAAGGACTGGGAGGCCGCGGCCAGCGACTGCTGGATCCTGGAGCGGGTGTGGAAGCTGCTCGCCGAGATCGAGGACCTGCACCTGCTCATGGACCCCGACGACTTCCTCCGGCTCAAGAGCCAGCTCGCGATACGGCCCGGCACCGACGCCTCCTTCTGCTTCCGCTCCAGAGCGCTGCTGCACGTCGCCAACGCCACCAGGGACATCAAGAAGCGGGTGCCATGGGTGATCGGCGTCGAGGCCGACCCCAACGGCGGGCCCAGGGTGCAGGAGGCGGCCATGAGGCTCTACCACAGCCGGAGGCGCGGCGAAGGCGAGGACGCGGGCAAGATCGAGCTGCTGCAGGCTTTCCAGGCGGTCGAGGCGGCCGTGCGGGGATTCTTCTTCGCCTACCGGCAGCTCGTCGCGGCGGTGTGCGgcacggcggaggcggcggccaacCGGGCGCTCTTCGTGCCGGCGGAGGCGATGGACCCCCTGTCGCAGATGTTCCTCGAGCCGCCATACTTCCCCAGCCTCGACGCCGCCAAGACATTCTTGGCCGACTACTGGGTTCAGCACCACATGGCCGCTCACTCTGCTTCGTGA